ATAGCGTAGGGTGTCCTCTGTCAGTACGATATCCGCTGCCATAGCACTCACAGCGTTAAGATGTTGGAAGTACCCTTGTCGATAACGGCCAGGGCGGATACGGAGAAGGGCTTTCCGCAGAGGGCTCCCAGCTCCATGTTGTTTCCACCGTAGACGTGTACCTTGACCTTGTTGTTTGAGACGAGGAACTCGCTGGGACAGTTGTCTGCGAGGACGATCATCTGTGCCTTTCCGGCCTTGACGGCCTTCTCGGTCTGGTCGACTCCGAACTCCACCTTTCCGGTGGCGATGGCTGCTTTCAGTGCTTTGCTAATATCTACTTCTTCGCTCATTCATCTTCCCCCTTTTTCTTCTTGGGTGTATATATGAGATTGACTGCGCCGGTTCCTAGGGTCACCGGCTGACCCACTATGATGTTTTCGGTAACTCCTTCCAGGTGGTCGACCTCTCCGACCATCGCTGCGTGCAGCAGATGGGCGGCGGTGATCTCGAACGCTGCCCTGGCGAGCACCGACGATTTCTTTCCGGAGACTCCATGCCTTCCGATGGCCCTGACGGTACCGTCGTTGGTCATGAGGTCTGCGACAAGCATGACGTGCCTTACATCCACATCCAATCCGGCGTGCCTCATGGTGGTCATCGCCTCATGGATGATGGAGTTCCTGGCGGCTTCTATACCGAGGACGTCCGCCACCTCCAATACGGAGTTGGTCATGACGTTGACGGCATCGACGTTCTCCACCTGGAGGACCTCCTTCAGGTTGCTGCCCTCGGTGACGATCGACCAGTGTCCGGTGACCTTGTCCTTCTCGAGGATTGCCCTCTTGATCCCGTCGATACCTTTCAGCTTTGCGTGCTTTACGGCATCGTACATCTGCTGGAGCTTCTTGAAGGAAGGCTCCTCGGATGCGATGATGATGTCGTAATCAGCTTTGGTGACCATGCCGCGGACGGCCTTGATCTTGTTAAGCCTCTCGGTGATGTCGTCGATCTGCAGTCCGCGGTCCTCCATCTTCTTGGGATCCGGAGTGACGATCAGCCTCTGGTTGGTAATGTCGGTCTCGATAGATGCGACATCCAGCAGGGAGGTGATCTCGATGTTGGACGCCACGTACCTGGCGAACTTCTCGTCCTCGGCGGCGAGACCGATGAGCGGGATGTTCATGGACGGGGTGCTGGGCTCGCGCCTGGCATCCACAATCTCGATTATCCTGGGCAGACCTTCCGTAACGTTGATGTTCGCGACTCCCGCGAAGTGGAAAGTACGCAGGTTCATCTGGGTAGCGGGCTCTCCGAGGGAGTGTGCGGCCATGACACCTGCGGACTCGTTCTGGTCCATCAGGTGGGAGGTGTACATCCTGTTGGCGACGGAGATCAGCTTCTCGCAGGTCTCGTCGTCCAGATCCGCGTTCTCGATCCTGTGGGCGATGTCGCAGACGATCTTCATGGGAAGGTCCACGCCGAGCTTCTCCTCGATGGCGTAGAGTTTCTTCTCCATCTCGGTGTACTCGTGGGGGCGGAAGACCTCCTCGGGAGGCACCCTAGGTAACTCGGGCATGGAGGCCTCGTCCTTTTTGGACCTGGAGGTACTGTGGGATACGCTGCGTTTGCCGATCTTCTCGATGATGGACTCGGCCTCCGACTGCTCGATGCCGAGGGCCACGAGGCCGTCGACACCGGCGTCGGCGATGGCGCCGAGCGTGACGTACTTCGACATGATGAGGTTGGCGACCTCCTCGCTGACGTCCCTTTTCATCAGTGCGTTTATGGTATCTTTCTTAGCCATTATCACTCACCTCCGTAGTCGTCGTCTCCGCCGTCGTCGTAATCGGTGCTCTCCTCGTCTCCGTCGGAGTCGAAGTCGTCGTCGCCGAGACTCTCGAGGTCCTTCTCACGGGCACCGTAGTCGTCTCCGCTGTTCTCCTTCTGGTCGACGTTGAGCAGCTTGTCGGCGTCGTCGCCGAGGACTTCCGCCAGCAGGTCGTTGAGGTCGATGGCCTTTCCGCGGACGGCGCGGGACGGGTCGATACCGTCCTCTCCGTACCTGAACTGGACGATCGTTCCGACGGTGTTCCTGACGGTTCCGTCGGAGGTCAGCTTGAGGTCCTCCAATGCGGAGATCAGACGCCTCTGCATGTATCCGGACCTCGAAGTCCTGACCGCGGTATCGACCAGTCCCTCTCTTCCTCCCATTGCATGGAAGAAGAACTCGGTGGGGTTCAATCCGCTCTTGTAGGAATCGGAGCAGAATCCTCTGGCGTACGCACCGAGGTCTCCCTTGTGGAAGTGGGGCAGCGTCCTGTCCCAGTAACCCCTTGCGATCCTCTCACCACGAACGGCCTGCTGTCCGACGCAACCGGCCATCTGGGACAGGTTGAGCATGGAACCACGGGCTCCGGTCTTCGCCATGATGACGGCGGGGTTGGACATACCGAGGTAGTTTCCTGCGATGTTACCTGCCTGGTCACGGGCACCTGCGAGGGTGCTCATGATGTTGACCTCCAGGGTATCCCTGAGGGACCTTCCGGGCATCTCGGCCAGAGTACCCTCGCGGTAGGAGTTGACGAGGTCGTCCACCTTCTGGATGCACTCCTGGCTGTTGGTGTTGATCTGCTCTACGGCCTGCAGGGGGATGTCCTCGTCACCGATACCGGTGGAGAATCCGTGGTTCATGATGGCGCCGAGAGCGAGCCTGGTCACCTCGTTGAGGAACTTCGCGGCGCGGTCCGCTCCGTAGTCGCGGGCGATGCGCTCGAGGATCTTTCCTTTGCTGTTCCCGATACCTTTCTCGTCGATGGTACCCATGAGGAGCTTTCCGTTGCGGATCTTCACATATCCGTCCCAGGGACATTCCTCCTTCTTGCAGGCTCCCTGACACTGGCAGACGGACGCCTTGTAGGTGATGTTGAAGTCCGGAGGCAGGAGCAGGGAGAACAGCTGCTTACCGGTCCAGTAGGGCTTGCCGTTCTCGTCCACTCCGGCGGGCTCGGGAGCTTGGACGTCCGGCAGCTTCAGGAGGATGTTCATGGCCTCGTAGCGGTCGAAGTGGGGTCCTCCGTCCTTTCCGTGGGTGAGGAAGTATGCTCCGGAGATATGGTCGTGGATGGCTCCGATGATGGGTCCTCCGTACCTCGGGGAGAGGATGTTCTCCTGCACCTGCATGAGGATACGTGCCTCGGCACGGGCCTCGTCGGACTGCAGGACGTGGAGGTTCATCTCGTCACCGTCGAAGTCGGCGTTGTAGGGGGCGCAGACGCACAGGTTGAACCTGAAGGTACGTCCGGGCATGACCCTGACACGGTGGGCCATTATGGACATCCTGTGCAGGGAAGGCTGCCTGTTGAACAGGACGACGTCGCCGTCCACGAGCTGCCTTTCGACGGTATAGTCGATCTCCAGTCCCTCGGCGACCTCGGGAGCGTTGTGGTCGGTGACCCTGATCCTCCTTCCGTCGGACCTTATGACGTAGTTTGCTCCGGGTTTGTATCCGTCGGTATCATCGGGTGCGGGTCCGCGCCTGACGAGTTCCCTCATCAGCTCGATGTTGTGCTCGTTGACGTGCACGGGGACGGTGAGTTCCCTGGCGGCGATGGTGGGCACTCCGACTTCGTTGATGGACAGGTTGGGGTCGGGGGAGATGACGGTACGCGCCGAGAAGTTGACACGCTTTCCGGACAGGTTGGACCTGAAACGTCCCTCCTTACCCTTCAGCCTCTGGGCCAAGGTCTTCAGCGGACGGCCGGACCTGTGCCTCGCGGGCGGGATACCGGACGTCTGGTTGTCGAAATAGGTGGTGACGTGGTACTGCAGAAGCTCCCACAGGTCCTCGACGATCAGCTGGGGTGCACCGGCGTCACGGTTCTCCCTGAGCCTCTGGTTGATCCTGAGGACGTCGACCAGCTTGTGGGTGAGGTCGTCCTCGGACCTGTCTCCGGAATCCAGGGTGATGGAGGGCCTGACGGTCACGGGGGGTACGGCAAGGGCGGTGAGCACCATCCACTCGGGCCTGCAGGTCGCAGGGTCGATACCGAGCGCCCTGAGGTCGTCGTCGGGAATCCTCTCGAGCCTCTCGCGGACCTCTTTGGCGGTCAGCTTGTGGTTGTCGTTGACCTCCCTGAAGGTGGTGGGCTTGTCCAGTTTGATCTTGATCTGCTCTGCGCCGCAGTAGGGGCAGACACCTTTGGACGATGCGTCCTTGGCGGTCTCCTTGCTGTAAAGCTTCTGGTCGATCGTGTCTCCTCCGAGGTCGAGGATGGTGTTCATCCTGTTGAGCCTGGTCTGGATCTCCTCGGCGGGGAGCATGAGCCTTCCGCAGGAGCGGCAGGTGGACTCGAGCATGAGCTTTATGTCCTTGATGAACCCGACGTGTATGACCGGCATGGCGAGGTCTATGTGTCCGAAGTGTCCGGGGCACTCGTCTACCTTGCATCCGCAGGTCTTGCAGCGGAGCCCGGGCTCGATGACACCCATGTGGGGATCCATGAGACCCTGGGAGATCGGGTATCCTTCGTCATCGTAGGTGTCGGCGGTGATGATCTTCACCGCGGACATCCTCCTGATCTCGTCGGGCGAGACGCAGGAGAACTTGATCGATCCTATCCTCTTGGTAATACTGTTGATCATGAGAGGTCCTCCAGCTGAAGTCTCATAGCCACACCCAGCGACAGGAGCTCGTCCATGAGGAGCTTGAACGCATAGGATGTCTGTATGAGGTATACACTCGAGTTGTTTCCGCAGACGGGGCAGTAGAGCTGTCCGCGCCTGTCCATTATGGCGATGTGTCCGCATGCGGGGTTGCCGCACACATACTGCTGTGTTCCGTCGGATTCGTCCAACAGACGGTCCTTGATGACCATGGCGGCCCCGTGACCGATAAGACAGTCACGCTCCATCTCTCCGAACCTGAGACCTCCCTGTCTGGAACGTCCCTCGGTAGGCTGCCTGGTGAGGATCTGAACAGGCCCTCTGGACCTGACGTGGAGCTTTCCGCTGACCATGTGGTGCAGCTTCTCGTAGAAGATGACACCGGTGTAGACCTCGGTCTGGATCATGCGGCCGGTCCTTCCGTCGTACATGATCTCTTTACCGGACCTGTTGAATCCGTTCCTGACGAGACCGTCCCTGATGGACTCCTCGTTCTCACCGGAGAACGCGGTACCGTCGATGGTGCGTCCCTCCATGGAACCGACCTTACCTGCGATCATCTCGAGCACGTGCCCGACGGTCATACGGGAAGGTATACCGTGGGGGTTGACGACGAGGTCGGGGGTGACACCGTCGGAGGTGAAAGGCATGTCGCACTGGTCGACGAGCCTTCCGACGACTCCCTTCTGTCCGAACCTGGAACAGAACTTGTCTCCGAGCTCGGGGATCCTCTCGTCCCTGACCTTGACGCGGACGAGTCTGGAACCGTTCTCGGACTCGGTCACGATGACGGAGTCGACGAATCCCTTTTCTCCGGGCCTCACGGTGACGGAGGTCTCCCTCCTCTTCTGCGGGGTCAGGAAGTCGGTCTCCTCCTCGAGGAACCTGGGCGGGGACGTCTTTCCGATCAGGACGTCGGATCCCTGCACGTAGGACTCGGGGGAGATCAGACCGTCCTCTCCGAGCGACTGGTATGCCTCGTCGGCGCGGGCACCGACGATGTCGGGCGAGGGGATCTCGAAGTGGTCCTCCTGTCCTCCGGGGTAGCGGCGCTCCTCGGCACGGTAGGACCTCATGAAGGTGGACCTTCCGAGTCCTCTCTGCACCGAGCTCTTGTTCATGACGATCGCATCCTCGATGTTGTATCCGTGATAGGAGAGGACGGCGATGCAGAAGTTCTGTCCGGCAGGCCTGTACTTGTATCCCATGTAGTCCATGGTCTGGGTCTGTACCATCGGCACCTGCGGGTAGTGCATGACGTGTCCGCGGGTGTCGGGCCTGATCCTGTAGTTGGCGGTGGATATACCCAGAGCCTGTTTTGCCATACCTGCACCCATGGTGATACGAGGTGCGGAGTTGTGCTCGGGGTAGGGGACGATTCCTGCGGCGACTCCGAGGATGATCATCGGGTCGACCTCCATATGGGTGTACTCGGACTTGCCGTCCTCGCCGATGATGTTGCTGGGGACGTTGAACTTGTCGTGGCACCACTTGCAGGAGAGCTCGCAGAACTTCTCCGCCTTGCCGGGGTTCATCCAGTCGACGTCGGTCTCGGACAGTGCGTGTCCGCAGCAGGGGCATCTCTTGGGGGTGTTGTAGGGGCGGACGAGGACGAGGGAGTCCTCCTCTTCCTCGGCATCGAGCCACTCGAGGATACCATCGCGGAACAGGTCGTCCCATGTGACCTTGCCCTCGCGGATGCCCTCGATGTGCTTCCTGGTGATGATGGTCCTTCCGTCCTTCAGGACGAGCAGGGGCCTTCTGAGCCTTCCGTCGTCGCAGTTGATGATGACCTCGCCCATCTCGTCGTCGTAGCGGATGTTGATGCTGGAGTTGATGAGGCCGTACCTCCTGCGCTCCCTGATCTCGCTGACGAGCTTTTCGGGGTCCGAGTAGGTACCTACCAGGTTCCCGTTCACGAATACACGGGTGTCCTCCTCTTTGACGGAGGCGAGACCGAACTCCCTGAGCATCCTTATCACCTCGTTCTCGGGGAAAGCCTCGGAGACGTCGATGATGAGGGCGGCGTTCTTCACCAGACCGCAGTTCTGTCCCTCGGGGGTCTCGGAGGGGCAGAGCCTTCCCCACTGGGTGGGGTGAAGGTCACGGGCCTCGAAGTGGGGCTGGGACCTGGTAAGGGAGGAGGTTATCCTCCTGAGGTGCGACATGGCGGACATGTTGGACGTCCTGTCGAGAAGCTGGGACACTCCGGCGCGGCCACCGACCCAGTTTCCGGTGGCGAGGGCGTGCAGGAGCTTGTGGGTGAACAGGTCGGGCCTGATGGACGAGGCGACGCTATAGTCGTTCTTCTTCCTGCCCATGTTCCTCTCGAGCTGGTATTTCAGATCCTTCATGAGAGAGGAGAAGCTGGTCCTGAAGAGGTCCTCCATGAGGTCCCCGGAGAGCTTGAGCCTCTTGTTGGCATAGTGGTCCTTGTCGTCCTCCTTCCTCTTCCCGAGGGAGAGTTCGAGGACGGACTTGGCGATACGTCCCAGATAGATCGCTTTCTTCATGCGGTCCTCTTTGGTGTCTCCGAGGTGCGGAAGCAGGGAACGGTCGAGGATGGACTCGACCTTCTTGATCCTGTACTCCTTGGCCTGTCCAGCGGCGAAATTCCTCTCGAGGTACAGCAGCGCATCCTCGGTGGTGTGGTATCCGGGCAGGACCTTGTCGGAAGACGAAGGCGGGGACTGGGACACGGGCAGACCGGTCTTGGAGTTGATGTCGAAGGAGCCTTCGATGTTGGCGTAGACGATGTTGGCCATTCCGTCGTCGGAGACTATGGTCTCGTAGATGTCGGAATCCTTCTCCATACCGAGGGCCTTCATAAGGGCGATGAGGGGGATCTCTCCGGAGACGACGGGGACGGACACCATGAGGGTCCCGTCTTTCTTTTTCTCCACCTGGGTCAGTGCGCGGTATCCTTCCCTCTGGGAGAACACCTTGGCGGTCTCGACCGCAGCGCCGTACCTCTCGTTGTACTCGACCATGACCCTGTTGGGTGCGAGGTCCTCGAGGGTGATGAGGACCCTCTCGGTACCGCCGATGATGAAGTATCCTCCGGGCTCCCTGGGGTCCTCCTTCTGCTTGATGATCTCCTGTGCGTACTCGTCGTCGCTGATCTTGCGCTCGAGACGGGCCTCTATGTTGGACCTGTAAAGGTTGCATCCTTTGGATTTGACCATCATCGGAAGGTCTCCGACGTGGACCCAGCCGCCGTTCTCGACGTCCTTCTCCACTCCGTCCTCGTAGACCTCGAAGCGGACGTACACGGGGGACATGTAGTTGAGGTTCCTGAGCCTGGCCTCCATAGGGGTGATGTCGTGGCAGTATCCGTTCGCCTCGATGACCTTGGGCTCCTCGATCCTGATGGTGGGCTTGGACTGGGGGTCGATGCTCCCGTCCTCCAGCCTCCTCCTTCCGATGACGATCTCGATGTCCCTTCCGTTGGTGCGCTCCGGGTCCAGCTTTATGATGCCGCGGGTCGCATCGTCGGTGGGCACCCTGATGTCGTCCACGATCCTCTGCATCCTGCTGTTCGGATTGTCCGGAGTGGCGAGGAAGTCGTCAAAGGAGGCGATATGGTGGTTTACAATGTCCTTGTCCCTGAAATAAAGATTGACTAGATCCCTCAATTCGCTCACCCTCTGGTTACGAGCCTGTAGACCGTGAACTCCTGCGCGGTCTCGCTCTTTCTGATGATTTTAATAACGCTTCCCTCCGCGACGGGTCCGTGGATGCTCTCCAGCACCTGGATGACCGCGTCCGAGGTCTTGATCTTGGGAAGTTGGTCGCGAGTGATCCCCAGTTTAGTGAGGACCTCGTTCGCCTCCTCTTCGTTGAGAAGGTGGTGCTCCGGCACAAGGTTGTGCTTGAGAATGTTGAACGAGTTAGTGTCTGCTGCTGCCAAATTTTCACCTACCTAAAGCCCCGCTTCCGGTCAGCGGGAAAGATGTTTCCAAAACTGTGTGATGTTCAAATTACTCCCCATACTTGATCCGCCGTCGATCGCTCATGAAGAATCTCAGCGGGCCTGGAGGGATTCGAACCCCCGACCACCTGATTAAAAGTCAGATGCTCTACCTAGCTGAGCTACAGGCCCTTGATATCCTATCTACCTGTCGCAGGATTCCATACTTATATTTAATAAGTTCGTTTGAAAAACCGGGGACGTTAGACACATAGACCCGATCCATCCGTGAATCCGGTACAAGACGCACCTCCGTATAAGACACACTCTGATATATGCGTATTCACTCCACACGGCCGATGTCAGACTCCCTAACCCTGAAGGTCGAAACACCGACCCGCCTGAAAGAGGCCGGATACGGAAGAGCCCGCCTTGACCCGGTGGCATATGCCGAGCTGGGGCTGACGATAGGGAGCATAATCGAGATCAAGGGGAAGAAGACCGTCGTCGCAAAGGTCTTCAGAAGCGACCCGGAGGACTCCGACAA
The nucleotide sequence above comes from Candidatus Methanomethylophilus alvi Mx1201. Encoded proteins:
- a CDS encoding DNA-directed RNA polymerase subunit H; protein product: MAAADTNSFNILKHNLVPEHHLLNEEEANEVLTKLGITRDQLPKIKTSDAVIQVLESIHGPVAEGSVIKIIRKSETAQEFTVYRLVTRG
- a CDS encoding 50S ribosomal protein L30e; translation: MSEEVDISKALKAAIATGKVEFGVDQTEKAVKAGKAQMIVLADNCPSEFLVSNNKVKVHVYGGNNMELGALCGKPFSVSALAVIDKGTSNILTL
- a CDS encoding DNA-directed RNA polymerase subunit B; the encoded protein is MRDLVNLYFRDKDIVNHHIASFDDFLATPDNPNSRMQRIVDDIRVPTDDATRGIIKLDPERTNGRDIEIVIGRRRLEDGSIDPQSKPTIRIEEPKVIEANGYCHDITPMEARLRNLNYMSPVYVRFEVYEDGVEKDVENGGWVHVGDLPMMVKSKGCNLYRSNIEARLERKISDDEYAQEIIKQKEDPREPGGYFIIGGTERVLITLEDLAPNRVMVEYNERYGAAVETAKVFSQREGYRALTQVEKKKDGTLMVSVPVVSGEIPLIALMKALGMEKDSDIYETIVSDDGMANIVYANIEGSFDINSKTGLPVSQSPPSSSDKVLPGYHTTEDALLYLERNFAAGQAKEYRIKKVESILDRSLLPHLGDTKEDRMKKAIYLGRIAKSVLELSLGKRKEDDKDHYANKRLKLSGDLMEDLFRTSFSSLMKDLKYQLERNMGRKKNDYSVASSIRPDLFTHKLLHALATGNWVGGRAGVSQLLDRTSNMSAMSHLRRITSSLTRSQPHFEARDLHPTQWGRLCPSETPEGQNCGLVKNAALIIDVSEAFPENEVIRMLREFGLASVKEEDTRVFVNGNLVGTYSDPEKLVSEIRERRRYGLINSSINIRYDDEMGEVIINCDDGRLRRPLLVLKDGRTIITRKHIEGIREGKVTWDDLFRDGILEWLDAEEEEDSLVLVRPYNTPKRCPCCGHALSETDVDWMNPGKAEKFCELSCKWCHDKFNVPSNIIGEDGKSEYTHMEVDPMIILGVAAGIVPYPEHNSAPRITMGAGMAKQALGISTANYRIRPDTRGHVMHYPQVPMVQTQTMDYMGYKYRPAGQNFCIAVLSYHGYNIEDAIVMNKSSVQRGLGRSTFMRSYRAEERRYPGGQEDHFEIPSPDIVGARADEAYQSLGEDGLISPESYVQGSDVLIGKTSPPRFLEEETDFLTPQKRRETSVTVRPGEKGFVDSVIVTESENGSRLVRVKVRDERIPELGDKFCSRFGQKGVVGRLVDQCDMPFTSDGVTPDLVVNPHGIPSRMTVGHVLEMIAGKVGSMEGRTIDGTAFSGENEESIRDGLVRNGFNRSGKEIMYDGRTGRMIQTEVYTGVIFYEKLHHMVSGKLHVRSRGPVQILTRQPTEGRSRQGGLRFGEMERDCLIGHGAAMVIKDRLLDESDGTQQYVCGNPACGHIAIMDRRGQLYCPVCGNNSSVYLIQTSYAFKLLMDELLSLGVAMRLQLEDLS
- a CDS encoding DNA-directed RNA polymerase subunit A' — its product is MINSITKRIGSIKFSCVSPDEIRRMSAVKIITADTYDDEGYPISQGLMDPHMGVIEPGLRCKTCGCKVDECPGHFGHIDLAMPVIHVGFIKDIKLMLESTCRSCGRLMLPAEEIQTRLNRMNTILDLGGDTIDQKLYSKETAKDASSKGVCPYCGAEQIKIKLDKPTTFREVNDNHKLTAKEVRERLERIPDDDLRALGIDPATCRPEWMVLTALAVPPVTVRPSITLDSGDRSEDDLTHKLVDVLRINQRLRENRDAGAPQLIVEDLWELLQYHVTTYFDNQTSGIPPARHRSGRPLKTLAQRLKGKEGRFRSNLSGKRVNFSARTVISPDPNLSINEVGVPTIAARELTVPVHVNEHNIELMRELVRRGPAPDDTDGYKPGANYVIRSDGRRIRVTDHNAPEVAEGLEIDYTVERQLVDGDVVLFNRQPSLHRMSIMAHRVRVMPGRTFRFNLCVCAPYNADFDGDEMNLHVLQSDEARAEARILMQVQENILSPRYGGPIIGAIHDHISGAYFLTHGKDGGPHFDRYEAMNILLKLPDVQAPEPAGVDENGKPYWTGKQLFSLLLPPDFNITYKASVCQCQGACKKEECPWDGYVKIRNGKLLMGTIDEKGIGNSKGKILERIARDYGADRAAKFLNEVTRLALGAIMNHGFSTGIGDEDIPLQAVEQINTNSQECIQKVDDLVNSYREGTLAEMPGRSLRDTLEVNIMSTLAGARDQAGNIAGNYLGMSNPAVIMAKTGARGSMLNLSQMAGCVGQQAVRGERIARGYWDRTLPHFHKGDLGAYARGFCSDSYKSGLNPTEFFFHAMGGREGLVDTAVRTSRSGYMQRRLISALEDLKLTSDGTVRNTVGTIVQFRYGEDGIDPSRAVRGKAIDLNDLLAEVLGDDADKLLNVDQKENSGDDYGAREKDLESLGDDDFDSDGDEESTDYDDGGDDDYGGE
- the rpoA2 gene encoding DNA-directed RNA polymerase subunit A'', whose translation is MAKKDTINALMKRDVSEEVANLIMSKYVTLGAIADAGVDGLVALGIEQSEAESIIEKIGKRSVSHSTSRSKKDEASMPELPRVPPEEVFRPHEYTEMEKKLYAIEEKLGVDLPMKIVCDIAHRIENADLDDETCEKLISVANRMYTSHLMDQNESAGVMAAHSLGEPATQMNLRTFHFAGVANINVTEGLPRIIEIVDARREPSTPSMNIPLIGLAAEDEKFARYVASNIEITSLLDVASIETDITNQRLIVTPDPKKMEDRGLQIDDITERLNKIKAVRGMVTKADYDIIIASEEPSFKKLQQMYDAVKHAKLKGIDGIKRAILEKDKVTGHWSIVTEGSNLKEVLQVENVDAVNVMTNSVLEVADVLGIEAARNSIIHEAMTTMRHAGLDVDVRHVMLVADLMTNDGTVRAIGRHGVSGKKSSVLARAAFEITAAHLLHAAMVGEVDHLEGVTENIIVGQPVTLGTGAVNLIYTPKKKKGEDE